From the Gemmatimonadales bacterium genome, one window contains:
- the hslU gene encoding ATP-dependent protease ATPase subunit HslU translates to MTTPPVDPKNPLAPAEPPPPWLEELPPRKIVAELDRFIVGQDAAKKAVAIAIRNRWRRSQAPDGIRDEITPYNIIMIGPTGVGKTEVARRLARLAGAPFVKVEASKFTEVGYVGRDAESMVRELVDAAISMVRAEREDEVWPQAEQRADERLLDILLPPPDPKPPTPTSTAQEKVFVVGPGGAAQSETVDADASRQRSREKLRQMLVDGKLDDREVDLEISPQNYPMLDLLQQPTGMEGSEINFVEMLQDMMPKKKKRRTVRVPDARRILIDEELKKMVDMDDVVNEALDRTENHGILFIDEIDKIAGERAQGGGPDVSREGVQRDLLPIVEGSTVQTRYGYVRTDHILFIAAGAFHVSKPSDLIPEFQGRFPIRVELTTLTEADFIRIMTEPENAIVKQYQALVAAESATLEFTSDGIAEVARIAALANGKMENIGARRLHTVMATLMEDLLFDLPETTEKRFVYDGAKVRDRLMAIVTDDDLRRYIL, encoded by the coding sequence GTGACCACCCCGCCCGTCGACCCGAAGAACCCGCTCGCACCCGCCGAGCCGCCGCCGCCGTGGCTGGAGGAGTTGCCGCCGCGCAAGATCGTGGCGGAACTCGACCGCTTCATCGTCGGACAGGACGCCGCGAAGAAGGCGGTGGCCATTGCCATCCGGAACCGGTGGCGCCGCAGCCAGGCCCCGGACGGCATCCGGGATGAAATCACCCCGTACAACATCATCATGATCGGGCCGACGGGCGTCGGGAAAACCGAGGTGGCGCGGCGGCTCGCCCGCCTCGCGGGGGCGCCGTTCGTGAAGGTGGAGGCGTCGAAGTTCACCGAGGTGGGTTACGTCGGCCGCGACGCGGAGTCGATGGTCCGGGAGCTGGTGGACGCGGCAATCTCGATGGTGCGGGCCGAGCGCGAGGATGAAGTCTGGCCCCAGGCAGAGCAGCGGGCTGACGAGCGGCTGCTCGACATCCTGCTCCCCCCGCCGGACCCGAAGCCTCCGACACCGACGTCCACCGCCCAGGAAAAGGTGTTCGTCGTCGGGCCGGGTGGTGCCGCGCAGTCGGAGACGGTGGACGCCGACGCCAGCCGCCAGCGCTCCCGCGAAAAGCTCCGGCAGATGCTGGTCGACGGCAAGCTTGATGACCGCGAGGTGGACCTCGAGATTTCGCCGCAGAACTACCCGATGCTCGACCTGCTCCAGCAGCCGACCGGCATGGAGGGCTCCGAGATCAACTTCGTCGAGATGCTGCAGGACATGATGCCGAAAAAGAAGAAGCGGCGGACGGTGCGCGTCCCCGATGCGCGGCGCATCCTGATCGACGAAGAGCTCAAAAAGATGGTCGATATGGACGACGTGGTGAACGAGGCGCTCGACCGCACCGAGAACCACGGGATCCTCTTCATCGACGAGATCGACAAGATCGCCGGCGAGCGCGCGCAGGGCGGCGGGCCGGACGTGAGCCGGGAAGGGGTCCAGCGGGACCTCCTGCCGATCGTGGAGGGCTCCACGGTGCAGACGCGCTACGGGTACGTGCGCACCGATCACATCCTGTTCATCGCCGCGGGGGCGTTCCACGTCTCCAAGCCGTCGGACCTCATCCCGGAGTTCCAGGGCCGGTTCCCGATCCGGGTGGAACTGACGACGCTCACCGAGGCGGATTTCATCCGCATCATGACCGAGCCGGAAAATGCCATCGTCAAGCAGTACCAGGCGCTGGTGGCGGCGGAGTCGGCGACGCTCGAGTTCACGAGCGACGGCATCGCCGAGGTGGCGCGGATCGCGGCGCTGGCCAACGGCAAGATGGAGAACATCGGCGCCCGCCGGCTCCACACTGTCATGGCGACGCTGATGGAGGACCTGCTCTTTGACCTCCCCGAGACGACCGAGAAGCGTTTTGTGTACGACGGCGCCAAGGTACGGGACCGGCTGATGGCGATTGTGACGGATGACGACCTGCGGCGGTACATCCTCTAG
- the hslV gene encoding ATP-dependent protease subunit HslV yields the protein MSITTFHGTTILTVRKNGRVALGGDGQVSVGDTVMKGKATKVRTLKGGKILAGFAGSVADALTLYEKFEEKLERHPGNMPRAAVELAKDWRSDRVLRRLEALLVVANLEHSFLLSGSGELIEPDDGILAVGSGGNYALAAARALLPDAGLSARETVERSLKIAAEICVFTNDHITVLELGGS from the coding sequence ATGAGCATCACGACATTCCACGGCACGACCATTCTCACGGTGCGCAAGAACGGCCGCGTCGCGCTGGGCGGCGACGGACAGGTGAGCGTCGGCGACACCGTCATGAAGGGCAAGGCCACCAAGGTCCGGACCCTCAAGGGCGGGAAGATCCTGGCCGGCTTTGCCGGTTCGGTGGCGGACGCGCTCACGCTCTACGAGAAGTTCGAGGAGAAGCTCGAGCGCCACCCCGGCAACATGCCGCGGGCGGCGGTCGAGCTGGCCAAGGACTGGCGGAGCGACCGGGTGCTCCGCCGGCTGGAGGCGCTGCTGGTGGTGGCCAACCTGGAGCACAGCTTCCTCCTGAGCGGCAGCGGCGAGCTCATCGAGCCCGACGACGGCATCCTCGCGGTCGGTTCGGGGGGCAACTACGCACTGGCCGCCGCTCGTGCGCTCCTGCCGGACGCCGGGCTGAGTGCCAGAGAGACGGTGGAGCGCTCCCTGAAGATCGCCGCGGAAATCTGTGTCTTCACCAACGATCACATCACCGTGCTTGAGCTGGGCGGCTCGTGA